A part of Candidatus Bathyarchaeota archaeon genomic DNA contains:
- a CDS encoding Gfo/Idh/MocA family oxidoreductase, with protein sequence MAEIRVGIIGCGGIASATHAPNYLKVPGVTLAACADIDLSRARGFAKKFNIPSYYQDYREMLDKESLDAVSVCTPNRFHKDPAVAAMKAGVHVLVEKPMAATLSDAVEMWKVSKETGRVLIVGFQSRFNPSVVTLRNIVSSGELGSVYYARALHLRRWGIPSSPTFIDVELSGGGALADIGCYAVDTAMYVLNFPEPKTAIGVTYTKFGRNPEYASIGCWGSKWRPEDFKVEDMAVGFVKFENGLSMIIETSWASYIGKPAVFNVVLLGDKGGAQMDPLEVYRGLTLEDYKKLSYGPFNLVAKPVASLPKLDIYHLRIARFIESVKLGKPLFSPADEGVRVQAIIDAIYKSAKLGKEVEVQKPWKN encoded by the coding sequence ATGGCGGAGATCCGGGTCGGTATTATAGGTTGTGGAGGAATAGCCTCAGCAACACACGCTCCGAACTACCTTAAGGTGCCGGGTGTAACCCTCGCGGCATGCGCCGACATAGACTTGTCTAGGGCCAGGGGGTTCGCTAAGAAGTTTAACATCCCCTCATACTATCAAGACTACCGTGAGATGCTTGACAAGGAGAGCCTAGATGCCGTAAGTGTTTGTACGCCCAACAGGTTTCACAAAGACCCCGCGGTAGCCGCTATGAAGGCCGGTGTGCATGTCTTGGTCGAGAAGCCTATGGCGGCTACGTTGAGCGACGCCGTCGAGATGTGGAAGGTGTCCAAGGAAACCGGTAGAGTACTTATAGTGGGTTTTCAGTCTAGGTTTAACCCCTCCGTCGTAACCCTTAGGAATATAGTCTCCTCTGGGGAGCTGGGCTCCGTATACTACGCTAGAGCCCTGCATCTTAGACGTTGGGGTATACCTTCGAGCCCGACGTTCATAGACGTCGAGCTATCCGGTGGAGGAGCCCTCGCAGACATCGGATGCTACGCCGTCGACACAGCCATGTACGTACTGAACTTCCCCGAGCCTAAAACGGCCATCGGGGTGACATACACGAAGTTCGGGAGAAACCCTGAGTACGCTAGTATAGGTTGCTGGGGCTCCAAGTGGAGGCCTGAAGACTTCAAGGTGGAGGACATGGCCGTCGGGTTCGTGAAGTTCGAGAACGGCTTATCCATGATAATCGAGACGAGCTGGGCGAGCTACATAGGTAAACCAGCCGTGTTTAACGTGGTTCTCTTAGGCGACAAGGGAGGAGCTCAGATGGACCCGCTTGAGGTTTACAGAGGGTTGACGCTTGAGGATTACAAGAAGCTATCCTACGGCCCCTTCAACCTCGTAGCTAAGCCCGTGGCGTCGCTTCCTAAGCTTGACATATATCACCTCCGCATAGCTAGGTTCATCGAATCCGTAAAGCTCGGTAAGCCGCTGTTCTCACCAGCAGATGAGGGGGTTAGGGTTCAAGCCATCATAGATGCTATCTACAAGTCCGCGAAACTCGGCAAGGAGGTCGAAGTTCAAAAACCCTGGAAAAACTGA
- a CDS encoding succinylglutamate desuccinylase/aspartoacylase family protein, whose amino-acid sequence MPGLERGFLKVDMPDGSTVKVPYFKVRGESRRPEVYVQAAQHGVELTGVYTVKLLLDRVMNMRVNGTLTLVPIANPLAVRWRRHFYKMELGEAYSSYHPHQMNRLWPGRADGNETERIVYSLYKNLVEPSDYVIDLHCWEQWIAPAALADGWDEESVRLAEYSLLPFVDIRDRSSVHGGMISTVATEAGKHALTIEHSGQRWVFPEQAELVCRGLMNILRYMGVVPGEPAKPKLQLVLGKDPHVDVYAPEGEWIIVTLKKPGEKVERDEEIAKLLDMESLEEKAVESPVKGVIYWIGSTRPHIDTRPSQEVQVVLKGEKYRIATIYRLE is encoded by the coding sequence TTGCCCGGTTTAGAGAGGGGCTTTCTTAAAGTCGACATGCCTGACGGAAGCACCGTTAAGGTCCCCTATTTCAAGGTTAGGGGCGAGTCTCGTAGGCCGGAGGTATACGTTCAAGCGGCGCAGCACGGTGTGGAGCTTACAGGCGTCTATACGGTTAAGCTCCTGCTCGATAGGGTTATGAACATGAGGGTTAACGGTACGCTGACGCTTGTTCCGATAGCAAACCCCCTAGCCGTTAGGTGGAGAAGACATTTCTACAAGATGGAACTTGGGGAAGCCTACTCCAGTTACCACCCTCACCAGATGAATAGGCTGTGGCCTGGGAGAGCCGATGGTAACGAGACCGAGAGGATCGTCTACAGCCTATACAAGAACCTGGTCGAGCCGTCGGATTATGTGATAGACCTACACTGCTGGGAGCAGTGGATCGCGCCGGCCGCTTTAGCCGATGGGTGGGATGAAGAGTCTGTTAGGCTCGCCGAGTACTCGCTACTACCGTTTGTAGATATCCGTGACAGGTCTAGCGTCCACGGGGGTATGATAAGCACCGTGGCTACGGAGGCCGGTAAGCACGCGCTCACCATCGAGCACAGTGGCCAGAGATGGGTTTTCCCAGAGCAGGCTGAGCTTGTGTGCAGGGGGCTGATGAACATCCTCCGCTACATGGGCGTCGTTCCAGGAGAGCCTGCTAAGCCTAAGCTTCAGCTTGTATTGGGTAAGGACCCGCACGTAGATGTGTACGCGCCTGAAGGCGAGTGGATAATAGTGACCTTGAAGAAGCCCGGCGAGAAAGTCGAGAGAGACGAGGAGATAGCTAAACTCCTAGACATGGAGAGCCTCGAAGAGAAAGCCGTCGAAAGCCCAGTTAAAGGAGTCATCTACTGGATAGGGTCTACGAGACCACATATAGATACGAGACCTTCACAAGAGGTTCAAGTCGTCTTAAAAGGGGAAAAATATAGAATAGCCACAATCTATCGGCTCGAATAG
- a CDS encoding methyltransferase — translation MRSTDSRERVVMALNHEEPDMVPLDLGGSPTTGMHVSMVYALRQALKLDPPGTPVKVIEPYQMLGEIAPDLCDALGVDVVGLSGSTNIFGFKNSDWKPWRLFDGTPVLVPGKFNTEPDEEGNILMYPQGDRSAPPCARMPKGGFYFDAIDRQPPIDWKNLNVDDNLEEFTPISGDELEYLRREAERLYQTGRAVLANFGGTGFGDIALVPGLQLKHPKGVRGVREWYMCHVLRPDYIYKVFEKQCEIALENLEKIYRVVKDRVTVIFVSGTDFGTQRRPIMSNETYRKLYKPFHKRVNDWVHEHTPWKTFIHSCGSIEPLIKEFIEAGFDILNPVQTSAAGMDPRVLKSKYGDKITFWGGGIDTQRTLPFGTPEQVRREVRERIQIFAPGGGFVFNTIHNVQPRTPVENLLAMYEAFQKYRRY, via the coding sequence ATGCGGAGTACGGATTCTAGAGAACGCGTAGTCATGGCTTTGAACCATGAGGAGCCTGACATGGTTCCCCTAGACCTGGGTGGAAGCCCGACAACCGGCATGCATGTGAGTATGGTTTATGCTCTCCGTCAAGCGCTTAAGCTTGATCCCCCGGGTACACCGGTTAAGGTTATAGAGCCGTATCAGATGCTCGGTGAGATAGCTCCCGACCTCTGCGATGCGCTTGGGGTAGATGTCGTTGGTTTAAGCGGAAGCACGAACATTTTCGGGTTTAAGAACAGCGATTGGAAGCCTTGGAGGCTCTTCGACGGCACACCTGTGCTCGTTCCAGGTAAGTTCAACACGGAGCCCGATGAGGAGGGTAACATCCTGATGTATCCCCAGGGAGACAGGTCTGCTCCACCGTGCGCCCGTATGCCTAAGGGCGGTTTCTACTTCGACGCCATCGATAGGCAGCCTCCGATAGACTGGAAGAACCTTAACGTCGATGACAACCTTGAGGAGTTTACACCCATCTCCGGCGACGAGCTTGAATACCTCAGACGTGAGGCTGAGAGGCTTTACCAGACCGGGAGGGCGGTTTTAGCGAACTTCGGCGGGACAGGGTTCGGCGACATAGCCCTCGTACCGGGTCTCCAGCTTAAGCATCCGAAGGGTGTCAGGGGCGTCAGAGAGTGGTACATGTGTCACGTCCTCAGACCCGACTACATCTATAAGGTGTTCGAGAAGCAGTGCGAGATAGCCTTAGAGAACCTCGAGAAGATCTACCGGGTGGTCAAGGACAGGGTAACCGTGATCTTCGTCAGCGGAACAGACTTCGGGACGCAGAGACGACCCATAATGTCGAACGAAACCTACCGGAAGCTGTATAAGCCTTTCCATAAACGCGTAAACGACTGGGTGCACGAGCACACTCCTTGGAAAACATTCATCCACTCATGCGGCTCGATAGAGCCTTTGATAAAGGAGTTCATCGAAGCCGGGTTCGACATACTCAACCCTGTGCAGACATCAGCGGCCGGTATGGACCCGCGTGTTCTCAAGTCAAAATACGGTGACAAGATCACGTTCTGGGGCGGAGGCATAGATACCCAGAGAACCCTTCCCTTCGGTACACCCGAGCAGGTCAGAAGAGAGGTCAGAGAGCGAATCCAAATATTCGCCCCAGGCGGCGGCTTCGTCTTCAACACGATCCATAACGTTCAACCAAGAACCCCTGTGGAAAACCTCCTAGCGATGTATGAAGCGTTTCAGAAATACCGTAGGTATTGA
- a CDS encoding PIG-L family deacetylase, with protein MEDVGFKEIKALMLPRPEEAFERSKVVLSIQPHPDDADIAAGGTIAKLVNGGCRVIYVTVTDGGAGTVRRDLPRETLAGIRRREQESAARVLGVSELVWLGCRDSELTPSLALRNRLITLIRRFKPDLVLTLDPWLPYEAHPDHRATGLAATEAFFFSGFPNINSADLRNGLEPHMPRYIAYYWTRKPNVYVDITDWIDVKLEAVKAHASQVPDAMLGLLKRVFALIGAKAGYRYAEAFKVLNANALHCNIYAEDL; from the coding sequence TTGGAGGACGTTGGGTTTAAGGAGATAAAGGCTCTGATGTTGCCGAGACCTGAGGAGGCGTTTGAGAGGTCGAAAGTCGTCTTATCGATTCAGCCTCATCCAGACGACGCCGATATCGCGGCCGGTGGGACGATAGCTAAGCTTGTGAACGGTGGTTGTCGCGTCATATACGTAACCGTGACCGACGGGGGAGCAGGTACCGTCAGGCGGGACCTACCCCGGGAGACCCTAGCCGGTATCAGGCGTAGGGAGCAGGAGTCTGCCGCAAGGGTGCTAGGGGTCTCCGAGCTCGTGTGGCTTGGCTGCCGCGACTCGGAGCTTACACCGTCGCTGGCTCTAAGGAACCGGCTGATAACCCTCATAAGGCGTTTCAAACCGGATCTCGTCTTGACGTTGGACCCATGGCTCCCCTACGAGGCGCATCCAGACCACAGGGCAACCGGGCTCGCCGCGACCGAGGCGTTCTTCTTCAGCGGCTTCCCAAACATAAACTCTGCGGACCTTAGGAACGGGCTTGAACCCCACATGCCAAGGTACATAGCCTACTACTGGACGAGAAAGCCGAACGTATACGTGGACATAACCGACTGGATAGACGTGAAGCTCGAGGCAGTTAAGGCTCATGCGTCTCAGGTGCCCGACGCGATGCTGGGGCTCCTTAAGAGAGTATTCGCCCTGATAGGAGCTAAGGCGGGATATCGATATGCAGAGGCGTTCAAAGTCTTAAACGCCAACGCGCTACACTGCAACATATACGCGGAAGACCTATAA
- a CDS encoding neutral/alkaline non-lysosomal ceramidase N-terminal domain-containing protein produces MLKVGYASSIITPHVGVRLSGYASRVKPSEGVHDDLRCRVLYIEDGGERFVLAVLDVIGVSSELVENFRKLASETLNIEKNKLSVAAIHTHAGPVLRVLDEPQDAGFSLSDYYAKIAAGTASVAARRLEEVRLYSGVGSAGEVVVNRRNPESGPVDPRVHVVSFKRGSAYRVSLVNFTCHAVVLGHNNLQISADYPGALNRYVEMLTGGGSVFLNGTCGDINPLTPGTDLSRVYDRSVGTFEDVEWMGRILACEAVKTAELSKPEEPNLRMGYSEVEAKVWKPLSIEEARRELEELKASEEPSAAYRRYMAEFKLRVLEELKDVEYLKLPIVALALSNDTALTLLPSEVLVEVGLRIKERSPFRNTMVASYCNGYVGYIPVEKAYDEGGYETTFPTCIVERGTAEKLVEESLRLLSKLY; encoded by the coding sequence TTGTTGAAGGTCGGTTATGCGTCGTCTATAATAACCCCTCATGTGGGGGTGCGTCTTTCAGGATATGCTTCGAGGGTTAAGCCTTCTGAGGGTGTTCACGACGACCTCCGATGCCGGGTTCTATACATCGAGGACGGTGGTGAACGTTTCGTATTGGCCGTCTTAGACGTGATCGGTGTGTCCTCCGAGCTTGTCGAAAACTTCCGTAAGCTAGCCTCCGAAACGCTAAACATAGAGAAGAACAAGCTCTCCGTAGCGGCTATACATACGCACGCCGGCCCCGTCCTCAGGGTCCTAGACGAGCCTCAGGATGCGGGTTTTAGCCTCAGTGATTATTACGCGAAGATAGCCGCTGGAACGGCTTCGGTAGCCGCTAGGAGGCTCGAGGAGGTTCGGCTCTACTCCGGGGTCGGCTCGGCCGGCGAGGTCGTGGTCAACAGGAGAAACCCTGAGTCGGGCCCGGTAGACCCGAGGGTTCACGTGGTATCGTTCAAGCGAGGCTCGGCCTATAGGGTTTCCCTCGTCAACTTCACCTGCCACGCCGTAGTCCTTGGGCATAACAACCTTCAGATAAGCGCAGACTACCCCGGTGCTTTAAACCGCTACGTGGAGATGCTCACGGGAGGCGGCTCGGTCTTCCTGAACGGAACCTGCGGCGATATAAACCCCCTCACACCTGGGACAGACCTGAGTAGGGTCTACGATAGAAGCGTCGGAACGTTCGAGGATGTGGAGTGGATGGGGCGGATACTCGCCTGCGAAGCCGTTAAAACGGCTGAGCTATCTAAGCCTGAAGAGCCTAACCTGAGGATGGGCTACTCAGAGGTTGAGGCTAAGGTCTGGAAACCCCTAAGCATCGAAGAGGCTAGAAGAGAGCTCGAGGAGTTGAAGGCTTCCGAGGAGCCTTCAGCCGCCTACAGACGCTATATGGCTGAGTTTAAGCTCCGCGTCCTAGAGGAGCTTAAGGACGTAGAGTATCTTAAGCTTCCCATCGTAGCGTTAGCCTTATCGAACGACACGGCCTTAACGCTTCTTCCCAGCGAGGTGCTCGTCGAGGTCGGGCTTAGGATAAAGGAAAGGTCGCCGTTCAGAAATACGATGGTCGCTAGCTACTGTAACGGGTACGTGGGCTACATACCCGTCGAGAAGGCGTACGACGAGGGAGGGTACGAAACGACGTTTCCGACCTGCATAGTCGAGAGAGGTACCGCCGAAAAGCTGGTCGAGGAGTCGCTGAGGCTTCTATCAAAACTCTACTAA
- a CDS encoding sugar phosphate isomerase/epimerase has product MVRLRIGLALWSLGLTPDLKTLEEHLRIASEIGVEGVQLWCVDYGPSSPCVLDPDRCDSKLRSEVKGLVESYGLEITGFCAQLSSPRGLGGFDDEEGLEKRVEKTKKALELAVEMGSPIVTAHPGAIPEDKQNPRYRVIRRSLAEIAEYGEEVGGVFCIETGMEPAHVLRSFLEDVGSPGLKVNYDPANMLRFGVEEVVKGVKTLGSFIAHTHAKDYNPETRRATVGEGLVPWDDYIAALREIGYRGWFAIEDETGIDVIESIKKGKAFLERYSL; this is encoded by the coding sequence ATGGTTAGGCTCAGGATAGGTCTGGCTTTGTGGTCTCTGGGTTTAACCCCAGACCTCAAGACATTGGAGGAGCATCTTAGGATAGCCTCTGAGATAGGTGTAGAAGGGGTTCAGCTCTGGTGTGTGGACTACGGCCCCTCATCGCCTTGCGTATTAGACCCCGATAGATGCGACAGTAAACTTAGGTCGGAGGTTAAAGGGCTTGTAGAGTCGTATGGGCTTGAGATAACGGGGTTCTGTGCCCAGTTATCCAGCCCTAGGGGCCTAGGAGGGTTTGACGACGAGGAGGGGTTGGAGAAGCGTGTGGAGAAGACTAAGAAGGCTTTGGAGCTTGCGGTCGAGATGGGGTCTCCGATAGTCACGGCCCATCCAGGCGCCATCCCAGAGGATAAGCAGAATCCTAGGTATCGGGTTATAAGGAGGAGCCTCGCGGAGATAGCCGAGTATGGAGAGGAGGTAGGAGGAGTCTTCTGCATAGAGACGGGTATGGAGCCTGCGCACGTCCTTAGAAGCTTTCTCGAAGACGTTGGGAGCCCTGGGCTTAAAGTAAACTATGACCCGGCGAACATGCTTAGGTTTGGTGTAGAAGAGGTAGTGAAGGGGGTTAAAACGCTTGGGAGTTTCATAGCCCACACCCACGCTAAGGACTATAACCCTGAGACCCGGAGGGCTACTGTCGGTGAGGGGCTTGTACCATGGGACGACTACATAGCGGCTTTGAGGGAGATAGGCTATAGGGGATGGTTTGCCATAGAGGATGAGACGGGGATCGACGTCATAGAGTCTATAAAGAAAGGCAAGGCGTTCTTAGAGCGGTACAGTCTTTAG